The genomic interval CTTCAGTGTTCCGCTGAACTTTTTACACGTGTAGAGAACATCGACGCAAAACACTTGATCGCCGTTCGCCATCGTATGCTCCTTTTCCGGACCGGAGTAAATGCCGAACAACTCCAACGGTCCGGCCGTCAAACCGGTTTCCTCAAACACTTCCCTGCGGGCAGTTTCTTCTGCCGACTCACCGAGTTCCATGAATCCGCCCGGATGGGCCCACGTGCCGTTGTCCGTCCGCAAATGAAGCAAGACGCGCCCGTGTCCATCGAAGATGAACGCTCCTGCAGTAACCATGATGACCGGCTTCTTGCCGACCATGCTCCTGAGGTAGCGGATGTAATCCATTATTCTTCGTACGCCTTCCAGACGACAACGCCGTTTTGACCGCCGAAGCCGAAAGAATTGCTTAAGGCGTACCGGGTTTCATGCTGACAAGCTTTGTGTACGAGCCGAGCCGGTGCGTTCGGCTCGGGATGGTCGC from Bacillales bacterium carries:
- a CDS encoding NUDIX hydrolase; its protein translation is MDYIRYLRSMVGKKPVIMVTAGAFIFDGHGRVLLHLRTDNGTWAHPGGFMELGESAEETARREVFEETGLTAGPLELFGIYSGPEKEHTMANGDQVFCVDVLYTCKKFSGTLKKVNEESLDAGFFALDALPKPLFADQQEEFSDLLSSAKPPFSR